Genomic segment of Salvia hispanica cultivar TCC Black 2014 chromosome 2, UniMelb_Shisp_WGS_1.0, whole genome shotgun sequence:
CTATCAGATCTTACCAACTTAGTATAGATcatcatttagttcattaagTGTTTTTCATGGCAGATCATACCTGCAATTAAGGCCAAGTGGCCTGATTGGGCAAGTAAGGAGATATACATACAACAAGACAATGCTACACCGCACATAACTGCCACAGATCCAGAATTTCAGGCTATTGCCAACTCAGATGGATTTAAAATCCATCTGATTTGTCAACCACCAAATTCACCTGACACTAACATATTAGACCTAGGATTTTTTAGGGCTATACAGTCACTGCAGCATCAGAAACCATGCAGGAATGTGGATGAACTGGTGGAAAATGTATGCAAGGCTTATGAAGAGCTGACACCACAGACCCTCAACAGAGTTTTCCTCTCCTTGCAGGCTTGCCTCACCCAGATCCTACAATTCAGAGGGGACAACAGCTACAAAGTTCCACACATGAACAAGGATAGGCTTGAAAGAACAGGGGGACTACCCAATGTGTTAGAAGTGGATGAAGATCTTGTGAGAGAGGTGCTGGAGTACCTACGGCAGCCAGAGAACAATGATGGTTCAGGGTATGACATTGGGCCTCTAACTGATGCATTTGGCTTCTAGGTTTGGGGCtgtgtttttggttttttgatCAGGCCCTAAGGTTTTTGGAATAGGTGGTCTGatgtttttgcttttttggTGTATATAAATAGTGCAAAGATCATGTAATGCACATTTCAGCTTTTGAATGTAAGGCAGGGCAGGGACACAACTAACAGAATCCACAATACTTTTCCCtcagaaaaatttcatcataggGCAGGAAATCAAGCCTCCAAACCTTGCAAAGGGGTGGCTTGACACAACTTAAGCACAACCAACAGAATCAACCACCAACAATATGAGCCAACACAATATGATCATCATAAACAGATTCCACACCAAATCAGTGAACATAGAAGTAAGCAACACTTTTCTTCAGATAAATTTCATCATAGGGAAGTAAATCAAGCCTCCAAACCTTACATAGGGGTGGCTTGCCACAACTTAAGCACAACCAACAGAATCAACCACCAACAATATCAGCCAACACAATATGATCACCATAAGCAGATTCCACACCAAATCAGTGAACATAGAAGTAAGCAACACTTTTCCCtcagaaaaatttcatcataggGCAGTACATCAAGCCTCCAAACCTTGCAAAGGGGTGGCTTGACACAACTTAAGCACAACCAACAGAACCAACcaccaacaacaacaaaagcCACGCAAAATCAGTGAAAATCATcacaaaaatttcatcataggGCAGACTTAAGCACCAATAATGGAACAACACAGGCTCTCAGACAATATTTCATCATAGGGCATGCTTATTGGACAATAATCGAACACCACAAGCAAACAATACAGCCtatcataaaaatttcatcatatgGCTGTGATTAAACCTCCAAACCCTAAATTGAGGGTGGCAAAATCACAGAAACAACAAACACCTCGGAAACCCACAAACCCCCAAACTCAATCAGCCTCCAAACCCTAAATAGGGGGTGGCCAAATCACAGAAACACCAAAGTCAGTACAAACTCACATTTCAGAGTAGATCGGCCATGCCAGGCAATAGCATGACCAAAAACTCCTTGAACCACTCCTCCTCCGAGATACGCCTCTTCCTCCATCGATTTGGAAGCGGCGTTTCAGGTACTTCAACTTCGAAACCCTCAGAAATGGCTTCGAGATCCGGAGTTTCAGGGAGCAACGAGGACTGGGATTCCATCCACGAATCCAATTCGAGCTCAGGGGTTTCGAGAACCACGGTCTCCTGTGAATCAGTCTTCTCCCACGAGTATGTGGGGATTGTGACGGTATGAGTGGCAATAGGAGCCGAGATCGTTCCCTCCGAGGTGTTAAAGATCCACTCTGGAGGAGGAGACCACAGAGGAAGAGGCGACGGGGGGTTAGGGTTTTCGATTGATTCTCGGATAGAGAGAGGGGTTAGGGTTTCCGGAGGCGTGCGATCCATCTAGACaaagagaggaggaggaggtaTTCGACGGCGAgaaggaggcggcggcgggtTAGAGAACTAGGGTTCTGCGTGAGAGAGcgagagagagaatatagaAGAGGGTAAATGATTGAATGGAGTGAGAAGGTGGGAGGAGATGTAAAAGTAATGGCATGTGTGTAAATAGAGTAAGAAAATGAGGGTATGAATAATGTCCAAAAATAGTAAGgagaaccgggactcttattcgtggacggacgaaaatggaaaaacgggacatttaatcgtggacggagggagtatttcgtAAGTATTTAGAGACGCACACGTGAATAAACATGGCACTGAAAACAATAATACTAATGAAAACTGTAAATACAAAACAGAAATTGATCAGTTTTCAGTCTACAAGCCAACCCACAACTAGTTACATGGATTGATTCCAcctactccatattttaagCTACAACAAGTATACTGCAAAATACAACTAATTAAAAGCCTTTCTTTAATCAATTCATGTGTTACAAACTCTGTTGCATCTAACGAGACAACATTACTCATACAAATCATGTATATACTCATAATTCCAACATATATACACGATTGGTACAAGTAAAGTAACTTAGCAATAtagggttttaagaaaagaaaggtttaaaattgcaaattaaaaagatCACTCAAGCGCTTTGTAGATCACCACAAAGCAAGGTAAAATCGCCCTCGAGCTAAACACGTGCAACTCCTCCATATTCGAGTAGACTCCGGCGCTCCCGGCGACCGAGTCGTACGACCCGGGCCCCACGGTCCCGTCGCTGTCGTCCTCGCCGGGGTCGCGCTTGACCCGGCCGGCGATGACGCGGCAGACGAGCATGGCTCGGCggccggcggcggcggcggcggcgagggAGTCGTGGGCGCGGCCGCTGCTGGCGGTGGTGCGGATGCCAGCGGCGGTCTTGGCGCCGTGGAAGCCGTGGCGGATGACGGTGCAGACGCCGCAGGCCGGGATGGCGGCGCAGAGGGAGGAGGAGCCGCGGGCGCCGAGGGAGCAGGCGAGGGTGGAGCAGTAGAAGCGGAGGAGCTCGTTGCCGTCGGCGGCGCAACGGGCGCTGCGCttggtggcggtggcggtggcgcgTGTCTTGACGGCGTCTCGGTAGTCCTCGAAGCGCTGGATGGTGCGCTGCGTGTTTTGGACTTTGAGGATGCGATCGATCTTGCAAATCGGGTTGTCTTTCTTAAGCCAGcttgatttgaatattatttCCACTATGTTTCGGCTCGAATCCTCTGCCCCTAGCTCACATACTACATTCAAACACTCTCATAAATTAGAAATAGAATGCACTAGAAAAATTTAGGGAAATTAGtcataaaaatcatgaattttcataaaaatatggtaTTTTTCACAACTTTTAAAAGTGatcctaaaattaattaattgttcgAATTGTGCGGATTTTTCTGACTAAAGTTCTATCATAAATTTTACCATGTGGAATGATAAAAACCTACGTGTAAAAGTCAGAACTACATTCCATctgagaagaagatgaaactGATGGTGATATGAATGCTCTAAAATCAGTGTCAATATTGCACatagaaaaaatttatattagaaACTTTAGTATGGAAAATCTGCACAATTTGAGAAAAttatactctctttgtcctattaaaaaatgaaataattttct
This window contains:
- the LOC125207944 gene encoding uncharacterized protein LOC125207944, whose amino-acid sequence is MALLTFLPEKSEEVIKHPPNSKSKRKKRKQPPLKPAAKAPSSWDQFKNLLTCKQIVDSKIHDPSKHHNIYSSCSSICTFRDTNTRVVHRADNSPDGSAAAQETRLLSKKSTHGSSSRSAASARSAPRGIQLRKLSGCYECHAILDPARYPLPRTTICACSECGEVFPKLESLEHHQAVRHAVCELGAEDSSRNIVEIIFKSSWLKKDNPICKIDRILKVQNTQRTIQRFEDYRDAVKTRATATATKRSARCAADGNELLRFYCSTLACSLGARGSSSLCAAIPACGVCTVIRHGFHGAKTAAGIRTTASSGRAHDSLAAAAAAGRRAMLVCRVIAGRVKRDPGEDDSDGTVGPGSYDSVAGSAGVYSNMEELHVFSSRAILPCFVVIYKALE